The following DNA comes from Excalfactoria chinensis isolate bCotChi1 chromosome 5, bCotChi1.hap2, whole genome shotgun sequence.
CCCCTGGAGAACTCAACCCTTTGACTGCCCAACCCTTGGAGTGCTCAGTCAGCAGAGACACTTGGAGCACCCAGCCCTGAAGCAACCCTACCTTTGGGGGACCCAAACTCCTGAGTATCCTCCCTCGCAGCTCCCAAACCTTTGAGTGCCAAACCATTGGAGCATCCAATTGGAGATTCTTGGAGTGCCTAATCATTGGAGCACCCGCCCTTGGAAAATCCAACACTGGTGCAGCCAACCcttgcagtgcttaacaactGGAGACACTTGGAGCAATCACCCCTGGGAGAAACCTCGCCCTTGGAACACCCAACCATGGAGCACCCACCCTTGGAAAATTCAACACTTAAGAGTACCCAGACGCTGGAGACCCTTGGAGCACCCAACCACAGAGTGCCCAACCCTTGGAACCCCCAAACCCTTGGAGCATCCAACCCTTGGAACCCCCAGCCCCTTGAAGCACACCTACCCTCAGCGTCAGCAAATCGCAGGGCAGCAGCGCTGACAGCCCGCACCTTCTCTGCCTGCAGGGCCATGTCACCTTCCAGCAGCCGGTGGGTCTCCAGGAGCTCCTCCACCTCAAGGAGGTGCTTACCAGATTCGGACGAGGCCAGCTGCACCTGTGAGAGACCTGGAGGTCACCTGCATGCTATGAGCAGGTGGTGAGCACTCCAGCACCAGCATTATCTGTGCGATGCACGCACCCAAGGAGGGATGCATCTCCTGCACCCATCACTTCCTGGCATAACATGGTGCTGGTAGCCGCATGCTCCAAGCACCACATCTTTACCCAGCACCCAAACACCCCATAACCACCTGTGACTCTCCAAGAAGCCCCACTGATCCCCTGTATGGTGGAGCCAAGGTGCCGTACCCATGCTGACTCCGAATCTCTTGCATCCACCTGCAGCTCACCTTGACCTCATCCATCCAGTTGATGCTGTGCAGCATCTCCTGGAAAAGGTGCTGCAGGGTGAGGTTCATCTCAAGGCGCTGGCGCCGGTTgcgcagcagctcctggagctgctcccagagccTCAGGATGTTGTCCTTGCGCCCCCTGATGCGTTTGATGTCATGGTAGCCCTCCCTCTCCAGCTCCTTTGCCACTGCATCGATGGCCTGCACCCGTTCCTTGTAGGCAGCTGTGTCTGTCTCAATGGCCTCGTGTTTCTTCTTGGCCGCCTCCACTGCTGTCAAGTCATGGCCAAAGTTATCCTGCAGGGAGCAAAGCCAGCAGTGAGGCAATGTCAGGGTGCCCCGGCCCCCACAGTGGTGCTTGCTGGCCCCACCTGTGCCACCAGGCGTTGGTTCTCACTCAGCCAGGCCTCCCGCATGGCTGCTTTGCGGTCAAAGCGCCGTGccagctgctccagcttctCCTGCCGGATGAGCTCGTTGCGCAGCGCCAGCTCCCGCTCATGCTCCGctttctccagctgctcccaTGCCTGGGAAAAGGCAGAGTTGGGTGGTGGGACACACATTCTGCACCCCACCGGCCATGCCTTGCTCTGCTGGTGAGCCCCATTGTGCCACAGGGGTGGGGGAACTTTAGAAACCCAGTCTGCCCCTAGATGGATCCACAATGCACCAAGATGAACTTAATCCAACCCAAGATGGGTCCGGTCCACTTTAGGATGAAGCCCAAATGCCCCAAGACCTTAACTGCCCCAAGGTAGACCCAACCCATGATCAACTCAACCTGCTCCAGGAGGAAATCCAAATGATCCAAGTTCTTAATTGCTCCAGGATGAACCTAACCTGCCCCAAGATGGGCCCAGTCTGTTTCAAGATGAAGCCCAAATTCCCCAGTACCTGAACAACTCCAATACGGAACCAACCTGCCCCAAGATGGACCCCAAATGCCCCAGGACCTGAACTGCCCCAGGACGGACCCAACTTGAACCAGGTGCACAAACACCCAGGATGGACACAGCCTGCACTAAGGTGGACCTCGCCTGGTCCAAGAGCCTAAATGGCACAGGATGGACTGAAAACACCCCAGGATGGACCTGATATGCCCCAAGACCAAGCCAAAATGCCCCAAGACCTGAACTGCTCCAACACAGACCCAATCTGCCCCAAGATCTGAAATGCCCTCAGATGGACCCAAACCAACCCAAGTTCACAAATGCCAAGATGGACCCAATCTACCTCAAGGTGGACACAACCTGACCCAAAGGCCTAGATTACCCCACAGCGGACCCAAAATACCCCCCTAGTGGACCCAATATGCCGTGTGTCTCCGTACCCGGTTGATGTCACAGACCAGACGTCCCTCTTGTGGTGTGTAGACGCGCTGGTTGTTGGCTCGCATCCGAGACTGGATGGTGAAGAGCAGCACCTCCAGGTTGCCCTTCTCCTGAAACCTGACCCAGCGAGAGCTCAGCCTGTGGCATCCATGGGTGCTCACCATGGGCAGGAGGTCTGGGAAGAAATGCTTACTTGGGGGGCTTCTCCACCGTGCGGTAAGTGCTGaaagcctgcagctggtgctgcacaCCAGCCAGCGAGTTGGCGAAGCTGCGGCTGTTGAGGGAGATGATGGTCTGCTCGATCCAGGTGAGCAGGTTGGAGGCCAGGCCCCCGTAGCCCTCAATCATCCGCTTGGTCTCCTTGGCGTGCTCAATGACCTATGGCACAGCCAGTGGTGAGCATGGGGCATCCTGGCACTCACCAGTGCCGTGCCATCCCAACTCATCACCATTCTGACCTTGCCCAGACGCCTGCCCTTCACCTCCAGTTTCTTCATCTCGGAGAAGTAGTGGTAGAAGGCCACCACGTAGGTGATGATGGACTTCTCATCGGGGTTCTCCGTGAACACATCTGTGCAGTGGCAGAGAGGTGTCAGCCCCAACCAGCACAGTGGGGTGCCACCATCCCACAGTATTGATGGGTTCCCACATTCACATCCCACCCAGAGCTACCTCTGGGGTTTTTCCACCTCTATCCCTCCATGGGTGGAAATGAGGCAGGGGGACTCACCTTCAGGGTCGAGGAGTGGGGTGATGCCCAGGTGCCGCTCGGCCACGCTGAAGGCATGCTCCAGGTTGTGCCGGGCATTGGACTTGGTCAGAGTTTTGAAGTCAAACAGCTCAGGCCTGGGGACAGAGAGCACAGAGACACGTTGACACAGCTGACACCACTGACACCACACCTATGCCAGCGGCTGTGCGATGTACCTGTGCTTgtggatgagggcattgaagGCCAGTCCATCCTTCCAGCTGGAGGTGAAGTTGGTGACATTCACGTGGGGGTAGCTACGGCGAGGACAACACGGTGTCACCATCAGCCTCTGTGCATCCCTGAGCCCCAAGGCCACTcactccaccaccaccacctacCCTGCTGTCTTCATTTGGCACCAGAGCAGCAGCGCGTCCCTGGGTGAGCGTGTCTCTGGACCCTCCTTCATCTCCTTGATGACATCTTGCACCTGCAGGACAGATTGACAACCCACGATGGTGGAGAATGGCTCCTGCTGGGGCACGGAGTCTGTGGGTGCCACCTGCCCTTGGTACCTGGAAGCGGAGGATGATGGTCCAGACGAGGCCAAGGATGAGGCGGTGGTTGCCATCCACGATGTCATGGGAGCCCATGTTCTCCAGGTGCACCTGCTTCTCCTTCAGGAACTGCAGCGCCTTGTCCACGTTCTCCAGGCAGTGGATGCGCATCCGGCCCTTGGTGGGCTTGGGCTGGGGCACGATAGTACTCAGTGTCCTGCCCTCACTGCCTGGCATCCCCTGCCCTGCCCAGGGACACCCCACCACTGTCCCCAGCAGTCATGGTGCAGCACAAGGGATGGCTCGGCATGGTGCCATGGTGTGGCACAGGATGGCACGATGGCGGCACAGCGGGGAAAGAAACATCGTGGTATGGAATGACATGGCATGAGACGGCATGGCATGGGATGGAATGGTATGGTATAGGAGGGGATAGCAAGGGACAGCATGGCAGGGGATTATACAGCATGGAACAGCATGCTGTAGCATGGAAGAATATGGCATGGCATAGGATGGCACGGAAGGGCATGCAATAGCACAGGGTATGGGACAGCATGGCATGACATTGATTGGCACGGAATAGAATGGCACATCATAGAGTGAGATGGCACCAGATGGCACAGGATGGGATGGCATGGGATGGGACAGCATGAGACAGCATAGCACGGCATGGCAAGGGATGGTACGGGAAGGCACAGGATGTTATGCAGTGGAATGGCATGAGATATCACAGGAGGAAACAGATCAGTGTAGTATAGAATagcatgggatgggatggcatggcacagcatgacATAGAACAGCATGAGATCACACACACAGCATGGAATGTCATGGCATGTGATGGCATGAGATGGAACAGCATGGGTTGAGAGGGCATGGAGCGGGTATGCGGTGGCACAGCATGGCTTatcacagcacagcatggcatgaGATGGCACAGGATGGACCCCAGGGTTTCTATCTGGAGGGCACTCATACCAGCATCTCTTTGGacagcacctccagcagctTGATGAGCATCCGCCCGTCCCGGAGGTCCAGGTAGAGGTCGGAGATGCGGCAGGTGACGCAAGCCAAGTGCAGGTTCACCCACTTGGTGAAGGTCTTCTTCTGCACCGCCTCCCTCTCATCTGCAACAGCAGCAACCACAGTGACACCATCTCCAACCCATAGTGTCGGGGACCACAGTGACCCAAACCCAGCCCCACACCTGCCAGCGCTTTGATGCGGGAGCGCTCGAAGAGTCGCGCTGAGCTGTTGTCATTGTCCAGCTCATCATCAGAGGCATCCCAGTGGCTGtagggctgctgcagctccaggtggTCATAGTCATTCTCAGAGGTCATGGTCCCGGTGTCCCGCGGCTGTGCGGCTGGCAGCTATGGGCAAAGGACCCTCATTGGGCAATGTGGGCACGGGCATGACCACCCCGCTGTGCTGTAGGATTTGCAGCTAAGACCTGCCGCTTAATCGGCTCAGCGGGATTTAGTGTCTCTCCCAGGTGTTTGGGCACTCCTCGCGGCTGTCACCCCATATGGGTCCCACAGCATCCATGGGTGGCACCCAAAGGGACTGGCACTGACCCACGCCTGCGCCGGAGGAGCTTTAGGCAGACAGCAGGCAACAGCTGCTGGTttgggggggatggggaggggacGTCCGCCCTCGGGGACATTTGAGCCGCAGATAGGACCGGCCGGTATCTAAaaatgctgccagcagctgccgGCTGCCCTGGGGCCCCTGGAGGGTGTGGGGAGCCAGGCTTGGGGGCCGCCACCTCCAGCAACCAAAACCCTCATACCTTCTTTGCATTATGGGCTTTGCCCAGTTGGAACCCAGCACCTGTGGGGATGTATGGGACACTGAGGTGTCCCCCACGTAGCGACCCCAGGGGCAGTAAGGGTTTTGGGGGGAAGACTCCTGCGCACAGAAGGGGGGTTATCGGAGCCAGCCGGACTGGGTTGGGTGCTGCGCTGTGCCCTAATCTTAGTGGTACACGTGTGAGTGGGGCTAGGGAGGGGTGTACAGGCAGAGCGCGCAggagcagagcacacagcatgGCAGCACCGTGCCGGACGGCCCCCCAAAAACACTCCAGCCACGGGGAAATCCCAAATGTGGGAACCCTCCTGCACGTGCTGCCGAGCCCTGCCGTGTCTCTGCGCCCGCAAAGCCAGCGGGCAGCCAGCATCCTCCCGCTCCTCCCCAGTGCTGGCAGGGCCCCCAGCGTGCCGACAGCGCACGTTGGCAACGTCGGGAGCGCCGACCCTTCAAATCTGCCTCTGCCGCCACCAGGAAAACACAGAGCCCTGTGGGATCGCGGTGCGGGGCGTCTCAAATGCCCCCTGCTGCCTTCCCCGTCTGCCGCTCGGTGCGGTGAATCAGCACTTCCCGGCCCGGGGCTGGCATTGAGCTACCACCACAGTGCCCGTACCGCGCCCGGTGATCCCGCTGCTCCGTGCCCCGAGCCCCTGCCCCACTCCGTGGGTATCCCGGATATGGGTATGGGAGAAGAGCGGCGTGTGGGATCCCCACGCACCCCAAAAGAGCGAGCCCACGGGGTGCCAACGCTCAGCGTTACCCCAACTCTCCATGCCCAAAGTGGGCTCAGAGCGCTGCCGCGGGCGGAGGGATGGCACTGTGTCCCTCGGTggcacagcacggcacggcACAAGATGGCACGACACGGCACGGCGCGGCACAGCTCCCCGGGGCCCCACGCTGTCTGTCCCTGTCCCGCTGTCCCTGCAGTCGCCCGCCGGTGGCACACACACGTGCTGCCACGCTGCGTGCGTTGCCAGCTATAAATAGGCCTGGGCTCAGCCCCGCTCTGTCTCTAGAGCGGGGGGCACCCGCAACCCAAAAGAGCCATATGGGGCCCCAAAACTCCGCAGCAGCATCCCACAGCGGGGCCGTTCGCTGTGGCACCGAACCCAGCGCAGCGGTGGCGAGCATGGAGAAAAACACCCCACTTTGAGCGAAACCGAGCCCAGAGGATCGGGACAAGCCCGATCAGGGGCACCCCAAATGGCAGCACACCGCGCTGGAACACCCTACACTGAGGCACCCCACATCGGGACGCCCCACATCGGGACACCCCATGGCTGCATCCTCCCCCAAGGGCACCGGGCGGGATCCCACTCCCCGTTGGGTGTCCCCAGGGCGCTCGGGGACGTCCATCCCCACCGCCCCCTCGGTCGTCCCCCCGCCCCCCGGTGCCGCACTCACctgcgcggggcggcggcggttGCGGGAGGGCGAAGGGCGGCGGGtgcgggagcggagcggggcggggggagcggaGCCGCCGGGCGCCGCGCTATAAATACCATTATCGGAGCGCGCAGGGACATTCCTGCCCGGGGCCCAGCGCTGCCCGCCCCGATAGCCCCGCTCCCCCCCGGGCCGGGCGGAGGCGGGCAGGGACGCGGTGCCGCCCCGCAATGCAGCACAGCGGCCCCCCCCGGCCAGCGCCGCCGGTACCGGGAGCGCCGGGAGGGAggagcggggcggggagggaggggatgAAGGGGGGGGTTGAAGAGCATTCCCAGTTAGTGATGGGTGACCCCAGCCGATCCTAGGGCACCCCGGTTAGGGCTGGGTGAGCCCCCAATAGCTTTGTGTGTCTCCCAGTTAGTGCTGGCTGCCCCCGGTTGGCCCTATTTCCCCACAGCCCGATATCTCTGGGGAGTCCCAGCTAATCCTATGGTTCCCCCCAGTTGGCGCTGGGTGCCCCCCCTATAGCCCTGGCTACCCCCTCACTTGGCACTGGGTGCTCCTAAGTAGTGCCGGGTGCCCCTAATTAGTCTTAGGTGAACCCCCCAGTTAGGGCTGCTCCCCAATAGCCTTGGGAGTGCTGGGTGCCCCAGATGGTGCTGGGTGACCCCACTTCGTCCTGGGTGACCCCAATTAACCACGTCTGGACTCCCCACTTAGCGCTGGGTGACCCACATTGGACTTAGGTTCCCCCAGGTGAGCGCTGGCTGCCCCCATTTAGAGCTGGGTGCCCCTAATTAGCCCTAGGGGCCCCTAATTAGCCCTAGGGGCCCACTCTTAAAGCCGGATGCCCCCTCAATGGCCTCGGGTGCTCCATAAATTATTCCTGGGTGCCCCCAGTTGGTCCTGTTGGGTGCTGGGTGAGCCCGACCCGTCCTAGGAGCCCCGTAGTGCCAGCTGCCCCTAATGGCAGCCCGGAGCTCCTAGTGCCCCCCATCGCCCCCCCACTCGTGCTGCCCCCACTCAGCCCTGCCCGCTCGAGGGGGGCGTGGTTACGATTGGCCACGCCTCCCCCCCCCGCAAGCCCCGCCCCTTGCGCGGCGGAAGTCTCGCGAGAAGCGGCGAGATGTGCGGGGGCTGTGTGAGCACCGAGTACCCCGAGCGGGTGTGTGGGCCGGGCCGGGTTGGGGGTACCGGGGGGTACCGGGGGGCACCGTAAGGCTCGTAGGCTGGTGCCGAGCCGTGCGGTGTCCTCTCGTAGGGCACCACCTGCCTGGAGGGCGGCTCCTTCCTGCTCAACTTCGTGGGGTGCGCGCGATGCGGCCGCCGGGACTTCGTGCTGCTGGGCAACCGCGCCGCCGGCCTGCACGGGGACGATGAGATCATCACCTACGACCGTGAGCCGGGGGGGGCGAGTATGGGATGGTGTGGGGGCTGTGAGGGTCTATAAGGGGGGAATGAGGGTCTATAAGGGGCAATGAGGGTCTATACGGGGGGAATGAGGGTCTATACGGGGGGAATGAGGGTCTATACGGGGGGAATGAGGGTCTATACGGGGGCAATGAGGGTCTATACGGGGGGAATGAGGGTCTATACGGGGGCAATGAGGGTCTATACGGGGGCAATGAGGGTCTATACGGGGGCAATGAGGGTCTATAAGGGGCAATGAGGGTCTATACGGGGGGAATGAGGGTCCCGGGGTTGTTTGGGGGTCTGGTCCTTTAGGGTGGGTTTGCCTTGTGTGCAGGGAGGCGActgggggggctgtggggctgtgggggtcGGTTCTGGTGTCTGCAGGGGGGAGTTGGGGTTTGGTGCTATAGAGGGAGGGGCGTTGGGGGTGGGGGATGCTAGGGGCTGTGCGGGGGGTGTTGGGCTTGGGGGGGCGCTGGGAGTCTGGTACCTTAAGGGGACAACTGGGGGCAGTCTGGAGCCTGGAGGGGTTGGGGCCTTATGGAGGTGATTGCCTGCTGAGGTGGGTTCAGGGCTGAAGCCAGGTGTCCCCAGTGAGCGCCGTGCCAGGGTTGGGTGcatccccatccctgaaggtcCTTACCTGATCTCCTCTGCAGACCTGTGCAAGAACTGCCACCACCTGATCGCACGGCACGAGTACACCTTCAGCGTGGTGGACGACTACCAGGTACATCTTCCAAGGCTCAGGGGGTTCTGCCGTGTCTCACGGCCTCTCCCCAGCTCCGGGGGTGCCCCCAGCCTTGCTCATGCCCACCTGCCCTCAGCCACCAGAGGGAGCTGGAGGTGAGCAGCAGGTTGGGGCCGCCTGCAGTGCTGGCTCTGGTCCCGGTATCACAGGTGTGCGGCTCAGAAGCTCCCTGGTACACATGAAAGCGGCCGCCCCGTGCTCCCCATCCCTCTTCCCTGGCACATTGCCCATTCAGCAGCAAAGTGCTGGAAAATGGGCTCCGGGCAGCCAGTGGGGCAGGGTCCTGAGGGGGGTGAAACACAATCCGTTGGGATCTGATTGCAATCGGGGATCGGGTGTCGGTTCCAGCTCCGGTTTCCTCGGTGGTGGAGGGAGGGGATAGCGTGGCCCGAGCCCCCTTCCTGCACcgtgctctgctgcaggagtACACcatgctgtgcctgctgtgcgGCCGCGCCGAGGACTCGGTCAGCATCCTGCCTGATGACCCGCGCCAGATGACCCCGCTCTTCTGAAGGCAGTTTGTAACTCTGGGGAAGGGGGCTTCGTCCCTGATCTGTGACCCCTTAGtactgaagaaaggaaaggaggggcC
Coding sequences within:
- the CHURC1 gene encoding protein Churchill produces the protein MCGGCVSTEYPERGTTCLEGGSFLLNFVGCARCGRRDFVLLGNRAAGLHGDDEIITYDHLCKNCHHLIARHEYTFSVVDDYQEYTMLCLLCGRAEDSVSILPDDPRQMTPLF